A genomic stretch from Gardnerella leopoldii includes:
- a CDS encoding FHA domain-containing protein FhaB/FipA — translation MMFTELTFAILKYGFLVLLWIFVWCAIRSLRCDIEVFSPKKSRFWKKSSRRNSREAKFSQVMQVRETPVFTKAENQENTSGSPTLLVVIDGPLAGSSFPLNAAGVTLGRAASNTVVLNDEFVSSHHARVYFNQSVNSWVLEDLGSTNGTMIGHNRVTEPVILAPRTSVRIGATMFELR, via the coding sequence ATGATGTTCACTGAATTAACGTTTGCAATACTTAAGTATGGCTTTCTAGTCTTACTCTGGATTTTTGTATGGTGCGCTATCCGTTCGCTTCGCTGCGATATTGAAGTATTTAGTCCTAAAAAATCTCGTTTTTGGAAGAAAAGTTCTCGTCGTAATTCTCGTGAAGCAAAGTTTTCACAAGTCATGCAAGTGCGTGAGACGCCAGTATTTACCAAAGCAGAAAATCAAGAAAATACATCCGGTTCTCCAACTTTGTTAGTTGTTATTGATGGACCTTTGGCAGGATCTTCATTCCCATTGAACGCTGCTGGTGTGACTCTTGGTCGTGCTGCTTCTAATACGGTCGTCTTAAACGATGAATTTGTATCTTCACACCATGCTCGTGTTTATTTTAATCAATCAGTTAATTCTTGGGTTCTTGAAGATTTAGGCAGCACAAATGGAACCATGATTGGTCATAATCGTGTTACTGAGCCTGTTATATTAGCTCCGCGTACTTCTGTGCGAATCGGCGCAACAATGTTTGAATTGAGGTAA
- a CDS encoding FhaA domain-containing protein: protein MSVFDRFEKSVEGAMNGVFAKFGSKDLQPVDFSSALEREIDAEAMPIGRDHTVAPNEYRFKLSTPDFDHIEQWGSEALANELADNLTQYAKSQHYAFVGPVVVIFEEDLELTKGNFHLTSESVQGNAVPVTTDDQQQNHPMLEINGNQYLLTKDRTILGRGSGCDIVIDDPGISRHHLGIDITPDGVIARDLGSTNGTYVEGHQVPAATLVDGNTITIGRTRILYWASSQDQE from the coding sequence ATGAGCGTGTTTGACCGATTTGAGAAGAGCGTGGAAGGTGCAATGAACGGCGTCTTCGCAAAATTCGGCTCCAAAGATTTGCAGCCAGTCGATTTTTCGAGTGCTTTGGAACGTGAAATTGACGCTGAAGCCATGCCTATTGGCAGAGATCACACAGTTGCTCCAAATGAGTATCGTTTTAAGCTGAGTACGCCTGATTTTGATCATATTGAACAATGGGGCAGTGAGGCATTAGCTAATGAGCTTGCAGATAATCTTACTCAATATGCTAAGAGTCAGCATTATGCTTTCGTAGGACCTGTAGTTGTTATTTTTGAAGAGGATTTGGAATTAACTAAAGGTAATTTCCATTTGACATCTGAATCTGTTCAGGGTAATGCTGTTCCTGTTACCACAGACGATCAGCAACAGAATCATCCTATGCTTGAAATTAATGGTAACCAGTACCTGCTTACAAAGGATCGTACTATTTTAGGACGTGGGTCTGGTTGCGATATTGTAATAGATGATCCAGGTATTTCTCGTCATCATCTTGGTATTGATATAACTCCTGACGGTGTTATTGCTCGTGATCTTGGATCTACTAATGGTACATATGTAGAAGGTCATCAGGTTCCTGCAGCAACATTGGTTGATGGCAACACTATTACTATTGGTCGTACGCGTATTCTTTATTGGGCATCGTCTCAAGACCAGGAGTAG
- a CDS encoding phosphatase PAP2 family protein translates to MMQKNNSNHSGLSVFTRNSATIFTLLLAVVIPCLGKALLVTSKERTYESSIVSWFHKSVPSVILSISKILALVFSTKGCIAILVLLAALSLFINKNWKMTIIQLLISLLPMIYIFAVKFAVNRPRPYIGLNIKLPPDPSFPSGHTSAAVAVCVMAMLILYINKPSSVQFGLLFSAILVVIVAVSRIIVAAHFPTDVLAAAIIYPLLSVTILRSFQRHNLYIDNRNDDKSTYEEQVLDSNSQSNIQ, encoded by the coding sequence ATGATGCAGAAAAATAACAGTAATCACAGCGGATTATCGGTTTTCACTAGAAATTCCGCTACTATTTTTACACTATTACTCGCAGTTGTTATTCCGTGCTTAGGAAAAGCACTACTAGTTACGAGTAAAGAGCGTACTTATGAATCATCCATAGTCTCCTGGTTCCACAAGAGTGTTCCCTCTGTAATTCTCAGTATTTCAAAAATATTAGCTTTAGTTTTTTCAACTAAGGGTTGCATAGCAATACTTGTTTTATTAGCAGCGCTTTCATTATTTATAAATAAAAATTGGAAGATGACAATAATTCAACTTTTAATTTCGCTTCTTCCTATGATTTACATTTTTGCAGTTAAATTTGCTGTAAATCGTCCGCGTCCGTACATTGGTTTGAATATTAAATTACCACCTGATCCAAGTTTCCCAAGTGGTCATACTTCAGCAGCTGTAGCAGTTTGCGTTATGGCAATGTTAATTCTTTACATTAATAAACCATCGTCAGTTCAATTTGGATTACTTTTTAGCGCAATTCTTGTTGTTATAGTTGCTGTTTCACGTATTATTGTCGCTGCTCATTTCCCTACGGATGTATTAGCTGCAGCAATTATATATCCACTACTTTCTGTTACAATTTTGCGCTCGTTCCAGCGACATAATTTATATATTGACAACAGAAATGATGACAAATCTACTTACGAAGAACAAGTACTAGATTCTAACTCACAATCTAATATTCAATAA
- the mscL gene encoding large conductance mechanosensitive channel protein MscL translates to MIKGFKKFILRGSVIDMAVGVVMGSAVTAVVTTIVNYIINPLIAMICGKPELNGVLTISMNGATISFGAVIGALLNFLIVATAVYFCIVLPINKLREIGADLLQIEHEKTEEEKRKEREEKTIQLLQDIRDELVKR, encoded by the coding sequence ATGATAAAAGGATTTAAAAAATTTATTTTACGAGGCAGCGTAATCGATATGGCTGTCGGTGTTGTTATGGGTAGTGCAGTAACTGCAGTAGTAACAACGATAGTTAATTATATTATTAATCCTCTTATCGCAATGATTTGCGGAAAGCCAGAACTTAATGGCGTTCTAACTATTAGTATGAATGGTGCAACAATTTCTTTTGGCGCAGTAATTGGAGCATTATTGAATTTCCTTATTGTTGCTACAGCAGTTTATTTCTGCATTGTTTTACCTATTAATAAATTACGTGAAATTGGTGCAGATTTGTTGCAAATTGAACATGAAAAAACTGAAGAAGAAAAAAGAAAAGAGCGCGAAGAAAAAACTATTCAACTGTTACAAGATATTCGTGACGAACTAGTAAAACGCTAA
- a CDS encoding DUF3566 domain-containing protein codes for MVPSKEANYSSEENNFDEVSGNSSLGNIVKNSSSSGRVSGSSNTYRRTIGGVASSISNKTNATKSGRVPRARRMSLSLVRVDAWSVAKVTFLLSVAGGIIQVIAAGLVWLFLNMIGVFDQVTQIVSSTGLDSNGFNLADVFSLPTVLSAVTIFSIVEIIIITVLSAIIALLYNVVGSLVGGIHITLGDD; via the coding sequence ATGGTTCCTTCTAAGGAAGCTAATTATTCAAGTGAAGAAAATAATTTTGATGAAGTATCTGGTAATTCTTCTTTAGGAAATATTGTTAAAAATTCATCATCTTCTGGACGTGTTAGTGGTAGTTCCAATACGTATCGTCGTACAATTGGTGGCGTTGCTTCATCTATTTCCAATAAAACAAACGCAACAAAATCAGGACGTGTTCCGCGTGCTCGTCGTATGAGTCTTTCTTTAGTAAGAGTAGATGCATGGTCTGTAGCAAAAGTAACATTCCTTCTAAGTGTTGCAGGAGGAATTATTCAAGTTATTGCTGCAGGTTTAGTGTGGTTGTTCTTGAATATGATTGGTGTATTTGATCAAGTAACGCAGATTGTTTCTTCTACTGGTTTGGATAGTAACGGTTTTAATCTTGCAGATGTGTTCTCACTTCCAACAGTATTAAGTGCTGTAACTATTTTTTCAATTGTAGAAATAATTATAATAACCGTATTATCTGCAATAATTGCCCTTCTATATAACGTTGTTGGTTCATTAGTTGGAGGAATTCACATTACTTTAGGTGACGACTGA